A region from the Phycodurus eques isolate BA_2022a chromosome 12, UOR_Pequ_1.1, whole genome shotgun sequence genome encodes:
- the fzd5 gene encoding frizzled-5 codes for MEPTMRLLLVLLVQSGSRVRAASKAISCEPIAVPMCRGIGYNLTHMPNQFNHDTQEEVGLEVHQFWPLVRIRCSPDLLFFLCSMYTPICLPDYRKPLPPCRSVCERAQRGCSPLMSQYGFEWPERMSCERLPRLGGDTLCMDQNGSEEATSPPPHPAKATPRNRPRAGAPAPAPAQGERECRCRDPLVPIKRESRLRTGALLNCAQPCHHAYFSEDERTFSALWVALWALLCLMSTLATVATFLLDVQRFQYPERPIIFLAACYLFVSSGYIIRLVAGHERVACTPPGGADPSHILYDTGGPALCTAVFLLVYFFGMASSIWWVVLSFTWFLAAGMKWGSEAIAGYCHYFHLAAWLLPSVKTVLVLALGAVDGDPVAGICYVGNQSLENLRGFVLAPLAVYLFAGSFFLLAGFVSLFRIRSIIKQGGTETDKLERLMIRIGLFGVLYTVPATVVLACLVYEQHRRPDWDRALACSSAAERQRVGGGPDFAVFMLKYFMCLVGGITSGVWIWSGKTLETWRRFLARCCPWWPHKVAVPPTVNTEAAASLTGPVPGMYHKAPSHI; via the coding sequence ATGGAGCCCACGATGCGACTTCTGCTGGTCCTGCTGGTGCAGAGCGGGTCCCGCGTCCGCGCGGCGTCCAAGGCTATCTCGTGCGAGCCCATCGCGGTGCCCATGTGTCGGGGCATCGGCTACAACCTGACCCACATGCCCAACCAGTTCAACCACGACACCCAGGAGGAGGTGGGCCTGGAGGTGCACCAGTTCTGGCCCCTGGTCCGCATCCGTTGCTCCCCGGACTTGCTCTTCTTCCTGTGCAGCATGTACACGCCCATCTGCCTGCCCGACTACCGCAAGCCTCTGCCGCCGTGCCGGTCGGTTTGCGAGCGCGCCCAACGCGGGTGCTCGCCCCTCATGAGCCAGTACGGCTTCGAATGGCCCGAGCGGATGAGTTGCGAGCGTTTGCCCCGACTGGGCGGCGACACCCTCTGCATGGACCAGAACGGCAGCGAGGAGGCCACCAGCCCGCCGCCGCACCCCGCCAAAGCCACGCCCAGGAACCGCCCCAGAGCGGGCGCCCCGGCCCCGGCCCCGGCCCAGGGCGAGCGCGAGTGCCGCTGCCGGGACCCCCTGGTGCCCATCAAAAGGGAGTCGCGGCTGCGCACGGGGGCGCTCCTCAACTGCGCCCAGCCGTGCCACCACGCCTACTTCTCGGAAGACGAGCGAACCTTCAGCGCCCTGTGGGTGGCGCTGTGGGCGCTGCTCTGCTTGATGTCCACCCTCGCCACGGTGGCCACCTTCCTCCTGGACGTGCAGCGTTTCCAGTACCCCGAGCGACCCATCATCTTCCTGGCAGCTTGTTACCTGTTCGTGTCGTCGGGGTACATCATCCGGCTGGTGGCGGGCCACGAGCGGGTGGCGTGCACCCCCCCGGGCGGGGCGGACCCCTCGCACATCCTTTACGACACGGGCGGTCCCGCTTTGTGCACCGCGGTCTTCCTCCTGGTCTACTTCTTCGGCATGGCCAGCTCCATCTGGTGGGTGGTTCTGTCTTTCACGTGGTTCCTGGCCGCGGGCATGAAGTGGGGCAGTGAGGCCATCGCAGGGTACTGCCACTATTTCCACTTGGCCGCCTGGCTGCTCCCCAGTGTCAAGACCGTCCTGGTTCTGGCACTCGGCGCCGTGGACGGGGACCCGGTGGCCGGCATCTGCTACGTGGGCAACCAAAGCCTAGAGAACCTTCGGGGCTTCGTCCTGGCCCCCTTGGCGGTCTACCTGTTCGCCGGCTCGTTCTTCCTACTCGCCGGTTTCGTCTCTCTCTTCCGCATCCGCAGCATCATCAAGCAGGGCGGCACCGAGACCGACAAACTGGAACGTCTCATGATCCGCATCGGACTCTTTGGGGTGCTCTACACGGTGCCTGCCACGGTGGTGCTGGCCTGCCTGGTCTACGAGCAGCACCGCCGCCCCGACTGGGACCGGGCGCTAGCCTGTTCCAGCGCTGCCGAGCGCCAGCGGGTGGGCGGCGGACCGGACTTCGCCGTCTTCATGCTCAAGTACTTCATGTGCTTGGTGGGGGGAATCACCTCGGGGGTCTGGATCTGGTCCGGGAAGACCTTGGAGACCTGGCGCAGGTTCCTGGCACGGTGCTGCCCCTGGTGGCCCCATAAGGTGGCGGTGCCGCCAACCGTGAACACAGAGGCCGCCGCCTCTTTAACGGGACCGGTCCCCGGAATGTACCATAAAGCTCCGTCTCATATATGA